In one Mycobacterium heckeshornense genomic region, the following are encoded:
- the sufU gene encoding Fe-S cluster assembly sulfur transfer protein SufU codes for MRLEQIYQDVILDHYKHPQHRGLREPFGAQVHHVNPVCGDEVTLRVALSDDGERVVDVSYDGQGCSISQASTSVLTEQVIGQSVGQALKTVTAFTEMVSSRGTVEGDPDVLGDGVAFAGVAKYPARVKCALLGWMAFKDALAQAMQDFEEVDDERNRIGK; via the coding sequence GTGCGCCTGGAGCAGATCTATCAGGACGTGATCCTCGACCACTACAAGCATCCGCAGCATCGGGGCCTGCGCGAGCCGTTCGGCGCGCAGGTTCATCACGTCAACCCGGTCTGCGGCGACGAGGTCACGCTGCGGGTCGCGCTGTCCGACGACGGAGAGCGGGTCGTCGACGTCTCCTACGACGGCCAAGGTTGTTCGATCAGCCAGGCGTCGACATCGGTACTCACCGAACAGGTGATCGGCCAAAGCGTGGGCCAGGCGCTGAAAACCGTCACCGCGTTCACCGAGATGGTGTCGTCCCGTGGCACCGTGGAGGGGGACCCGGACGTTCTCGGCGACGGTGTCGCGTTCGCCGGGGTGGCCAAGTACCCGGCCCGGGTGAAATGCGCGTTGCTGGGCTGGATGGCGTTCAAAGACGCGCTGGCACAAGCCATGCAGGACTTCGAGGAGGTTGACGATGAGCGAAACCGCATCGGCAAGTGA
- a CDS encoding cysteine desulfurase: MVTSVTPLDLTAIRADFPILKRVMRGGKQLAYLDSGATSQRPVQVLDAEREFLVTSNGAVHRGAHQLMEEATDAYEQGRADIAGFVGADADELVFTKNATEALNLVSYVLGDTRFEGAVGPGDVIVTTELEHHANLIPWQELARRSGATLRWYGVTDDGRIDLESLQLDERVKVVAFTHHSNVTGVVAPVAELVGRAKAVGALTVLDACQSVPHQPVDLHGLDVDFAAFSGHKMLGPNGIGVLYGRRGLLEKMPPFLTGGSMIETVTMQATTYAPPPQRFEAGTPMTSQVVGLAAAARYLGNIGMDAVENHERQLTAAAIEGLSGIGGVRIIGPMSMHERGSPVSFVVDGVHAHDVGQVLDDDGIAVRVGHHCALPLHRRFGLAATARASFAVYNTLEEVDRLVAGVRRAVEFFGGA; encoded by the coding sequence ATGGTGACGTCGGTGACTCCGCTTGACCTGACCGCGATACGCGCCGATTTCCCGATCCTCAAGCGCGTGATGCGCGGCGGAAAGCAGTTGGCGTACTTGGATTCCGGTGCGACGTCGCAGCGCCCGGTGCAAGTTCTCGACGCCGAGCGCGAGTTCTTGGTCACCTCTAACGGGGCGGTGCACCGGGGCGCGCACCAGCTGATGGAGGAGGCCACCGACGCCTACGAGCAGGGCCGCGCCGACATCGCGGGGTTCGTCGGGGCCGACGCCGACGAACTGGTGTTCACTAAGAACGCCACCGAGGCGCTGAACCTGGTGTCTTATGTGCTGGGCGACACGAGGTTTGAGGGTGCGGTCGGTCCGGGCGACGTGATCGTCACCACCGAGCTCGAACACCACGCCAACCTGATCCCATGGCAGGAACTGGCCCGGCGCAGCGGGGCGACCCTGCGCTGGTACGGGGTGACCGACGACGGGCGGATCGATCTCGAGTCTTTGCAACTCGACGAGCGCGTCAAAGTGGTTGCCTTCACCCATCATTCGAATGTGACCGGCGTAGTGGCACCGGTGGCCGAGCTGGTGGGCCGGGCAAAGGCGGTGGGCGCGCTGACGGTGCTGGACGCCTGCCAGTCAGTTCCGCATCAACCGGTCGACCTGCATGGTCTCGACGTCGATTTTGCCGCGTTTTCCGGTCATAAAATGCTGGGTCCCAACGGGATCGGCGTGCTGTACGGCCGGCGCGGGCTACTCGAGAAGATGCCGCCATTTTTGACCGGCGGCTCGATGATCGAAACCGTGACGATGCAGGCCACCACCTACGCGCCGCCCCCGCAGCGGTTCGAGGCCGGGACCCCGATGACCTCGCAGGTCGTCGGCTTGGCTGCGGCCGCACGCTACCTCGGCAACATCGGCATGGACGCCGTGGAAAACCACGAACGCCAGTTGACCGCCGCCGCGATCGAGGGTCTCTCCGGCATCGGCGGGGTGCGGATCATCGGGCCGATGTCGATGCACGAGCGTGGGTCGCCGGTGTCCTTCGTGGTCGACGGGGTGCATGCCCATGACGTTGGCCAGGTGCTCGATGACGACGGCATTGCCGTTCGCGTCGGGCACCACTGTGCGTTGCCGCTGCACCGCCGCTTTGGTCTGGCGGCCACCGCGCGGGCGTCATTCGCGGTATACAACACCCTCGAGGAGGTTGACCGGCTGGTAGCCGGCGTCCGTCGCGCGGTGGAGTTCTTCGGGGGAGCCTAA
- a CDS encoding metal-sulfur cluster assembly factor, which yields MSETASASDELLADVEEAMRDVVDPELGINVVDLGLVYGLDVEQTDEGTVALIDMTLTSPACPLTDIIEDQSRTALVGAGLVDDLRINWVWNPPWGPDKITDDGREQLRALGFTV from the coding sequence ATGAGCGAAACCGCATCGGCAAGTGACGAATTGCTCGCCGACGTCGAGGAGGCGATGCGCGACGTCGTCGACCCGGAGCTGGGCATCAACGTCGTCGACTTGGGATTAGTTTACGGGCTCGACGTGGAACAAACCGACGAGGGGACCGTCGCGCTCATCGACATGACGCTCACCTCGCCGGCCTGTCCGCTGACCGACATCATCGAAGATCAGTCGCGCACCGCCCTGGTCGGCGCGGGCCTGGTCGACGATTTGCGCATCAACTGGGTGTGGAATCCGCCATGGGGGCCGGACAAGATCACCGACGACGGTCGCGAGCAACTTCGCGCTCTCGGCTTTACCGTGTGA
- a CDS encoding FadR/GntR family transcriptional regulator, with translation MTTAKPARAPEVVAATLRRRILSGELAPGDSLPPEAELVSQLGVSRETVRLALRLLAAEGLTRTSQGRAGVRIRHPEPERVARSLVQLLTLTGATWGDLLAFRKMLEPAAAAHVAEHASPAERAAIAEVAERGIAPDGAGYHEFHELVVRASGNPILTTVLAAVEQAVRWAAAEQDITQYDREEAARSHRAIASAITAGDARKAEHRMRQHLEAALQHVEASGLLGAPMIPPSRWRGDNTDLPWR, from the coding sequence GTGACAACGGCCAAGCCCGCTCGCGCGCCCGAGGTGGTAGCTGCCACCTTGCGCAGACGCATCCTGTCCGGCGAACTCGCACCGGGAGATTCGCTGCCCCCCGAGGCCGAGCTCGTCAGCCAGCTCGGGGTCAGCCGGGAGACCGTCCGCTTGGCGTTGCGGCTGCTCGCCGCCGAAGGACTCACCCGCACCAGCCAGGGGCGTGCCGGTGTGCGCATCCGCCATCCGGAACCCGAGCGGGTCGCCCGCTCGCTGGTGCAACTTCTCACCCTCACCGGCGCGACGTGGGGCGACCTGCTGGCGTTCCGGAAAATGCTGGAGCCCGCGGCGGCCGCCCACGTCGCCGAGCACGCCTCCCCCGCCGAACGGGCCGCCATCGCCGAGGTCGCCGAGCGTGGGATTGCCCCCGACGGCGCGGGCTATCACGAATTCCACGAACTGGTCGTGCGGGCCAGCGGAAACCCTATCCTCACAACGGTCCTGGCTGCCGTCGAACAAGCGGTCCGCTGGGCCGCGGCCGAACAAGACATCACCCAGTATGACCGCGAGGAAGCGGCCAGATCGCATCGCGCCATCGCCAGCGCGATCACCGCCGGCGACGCGCGTAAAGCCGAACACCGGATGCGCCAACACCTCGAGGCCGCTCTGCAACATGTGGAGGCGTCGGGACTGCTTGGGGCACCGATGATTCCGCCGTCGCGCTGGCGCGGCGATAATACCGACCTGCCCTGGCGGTAA